The proteins below come from a single Metarhizium brunneum chromosome 1, complete sequence genomic window:
- the doa10 gene encoding ERAD-associated E3 ubiquitin-protein ligase has translation MNDPSSPPRRQDLFPSILDDRSKPAPQQTDAAPAICRICRGEGTSAEPLFYPCKCSGSIKYVHQDCLMEWLSHSQKKYCELCKTSFRFTKLYAPDMPQSLPVHIFLEHMAKYFVRNVLLWLRAVVTISVWVCWLPYFMRHVWTSMFWVSHEGFGPGPFSLAFSEPTRSTRPTRPAPTCAASPPYPFNIAADPIDNTTIAGKITFLNSTVGSLPQTLLSDVGFLRNLTRNATVNRSVIAVIEGQIITVLVIVCFILVILVRDYVVQQQPEINMRAAFADQENNPPAPAQQPVDPEVHDDNDTPEFDGTDSDGETLDAGVEAPGPLGLDNGRDIDNGESALSYTDIATRNATEPDRMVLELAADSQESSAQDEAAAGSDNRASVIDYLRVYRRAGGNLEKILQIVEEEDLEDKLGYWVDVTRRSMRERETASQDISGPSTSQEPVQSLPPFSPALDLNKPNDWGQPLPPGDEQEARQGNSKGKEREWLPISPDLSPGHMAPDYDVASGPSRPRARSDGPEPSNMTNPLANNSWTFDSLPAANEVVPELMPEPHTPEAQATAQAPSDNAGMRRRTVIPDSPPHSSHGDDVASIDHGSDITHVVPDEPVAPVPAQRGFVGRIANFMWGDLDQRQDIEEAEEQEPAANGVAAGAAGDDGADDPWVDVPIAGPAEANVDPNAGEVDAAAAAAGMDAEAMEDLEDFEGVMELLGMRGPIAGLFQNAIFCVVLVTMTIFACVCIPYNIGRASVLTISNPILLIRMLMGLSKVIQDAAMMIGGFGAWCALNIVDMFTSIIGGAMGAHIVSARKASWGLWTGTGARVVEYGLMIEFPLFTPKVQHFSAVSHEALNALKENIGWVLGQVDSGLKALAEPDYTALIDGRFVAATSTTIQSFVSTLTGVASLLSDPSSWIIDLGEVTTEAPLDPSLAYWSGLDRFWAILIGYLTVFAVGALYLKRDSPFSRGAVMQAWEAGVIDSLHQASGIMKVILIISIEMLVFPLYCGLLLDGALLPLFEDTTFNSRILFTCNYPLTSIFVHWFVGTGYMFHFALFVSMCRKIMRPGVLYFIRDPDDPEFHPVRDVLERNLTTQLRKILFSAFVYGALVIVCLGGVVWGLYYTMPGVLPIHYSSNEPVLEFPVDLLFYNFLMPLAVKFFKPSDGLHAMYTWWFRKCARGLRLTYFLFGERRIDEEGILQLSPELKGQVPPHKSLLLELDENNAVIPKTWRDTFEGGDAKPNPSISKGDMREMRHKKIHLVKTGQLERSGRFVRAPASDRVKIPKGQQVFLKVSERNRRKDGKSDDDMYASTQYQLVYVPPSFRARLFLFILFIWLFAAVTGVGFTIAPLVLGRAMFKMLIPAHIRTNDIYAFSIGIYVLGSLAYAVFRLGHLTARLRDWTSKIGNKLANGNSGRRVISGLARGAKLFYAYFFLLIVFPLLVSTLMELYFSIPLHTYMNPPWQQNETTTANQGGEAGRHTIRVIQSWTLGLLYLKLATRMITSLFPDSRAAIAVSSVMRRGYLKPDVDIFTRAFVIPGVALSILAIFGPPTTAYLLIHFGMLSPSQLTGAVADRANASLVFRYSYPVAAVSAVMVRYAVGLTRVFNRWTGGVRDEAYLIGERLHNFGAATAGSRKARKAWGAAGGGRL, from the exons ATGAACGACCCTTCATCCCCGCCTCGGCGCCAGGATTTGTTCCCGTCAATACTCGACGACCGTTCCAAACCTGCTCCTCAACAAACCGATGCCGCTCCTGCGATTTGCCGAATATGTCGCGGTGAGGGAACCTCAGCCGAGCCCCTGTTCTACCCTTGCAAGTGTAGCGGCAGCATCAAATATGTTCACCAGGACTGTTTGATGGAATGGCTTTCACATTCGCAAAAGAAGTACTGCGAGCTTTGCAAGACTTCTTTCCGCTTCACCAAATTATACGCGCCGGACATGCCGCAGTCTCTCCCGGTACACATATTCCTAGAGCACATGGCAAAATACTTTGTGCGCAACGTGTTGCTGTGGCTTCGCGCCGTGGTTACCATCAGCGTATGGGTGTGCTGGCTACCCTATTTCATGCGACATGTTTGGACCTCCATGTTTTGGGTTAGCCATGAGGGTTTTGGTCCTGGACCGTTCTCATTAGCCTTCTCTGAGCCAACCCGTAGCACCAGGCCTACTAGGCCCGCGCCTACATGTGCCGCAAGTCCTCCGTATCCATTCAACATCGCCGCCGACCCGATCGATAACACCACCATTGCTGGCAAAATCACGTTCCTAAACAGCACGGTCGGCTCTTTACCACAGACCCTGCTGAGCGATGTTGGCTTTCTGAGAAACCTCACTCGCAATGCTACCGTAAACCGCTCGGTGATCGCGGTCATTGAAGGTCAGATCATCACCGTCCTAGTTATTGTGTGCTTTATTCTGGTTATTCTGGTCCGCGATTATGTCGTTCAACAACAGCCAGAAATCAATATGCGAGCCGCTTTTGCCGACCAAGAAAACAACCCACCGGCCCCTGCCCAGCAGCCAGTTGACCCAGAGGTACATGATGACAATGACACCCCAGAGTTTGACGGAACAGACTCTGATGGCGAGACTCTGGATGCTGGAGTAGAGGCTCCTGGGCCACTTGGGCTCGACAATGGGCGTGACATCGACAATGGAGAATCAGCGCTGTCCTATACAGACATAGCTACGCGCAACGCCACGGAACCCGATCGAATGGTTCTTGAATTAGCCGCAGACTCACAAGAGTCTTCAGCACAGGATGAAGCAGCTGCGGGCTCAGATAATAGAGCCAGTGTCATCGACTACCTACGAGTATATCGCCGGGCTGGTGGCAATTTGGAAAAGATTTTGCAGATCGTTGAAGAGGAAGATCTGGAGGACAAGCTTGGCTATTGGGTCGATGTTACCCGACGTTCCATGAGGGAACGAGAAACAGCCTCACAAGACATATCAGGTCCTTCCACTTCCCAAGAGCCCGTCCAATCCTTGCCGCCATTTTCTCCGGCTCTAGATTTAAACAAGCCCAATGATTGGGGTCAGCCTTTGCCGCCAGGAGATGAACAGGAAGCTAGGCAAGGAAACTCCAAGGGTAAAGAGAGGGAATGGTTACCGATATCCCCAGACTTGTCGCCTGGCCATATGGCGCCGGACTACGACGTCGCCTCTGGCCCATCTAGGCCCCGAGCTCGATCCGATGGCCCCGAGCCCAGTAACATGACAAATCCGTTGGCGAATAACAGTTGGACTTTTGACAGCCTTCCTGCTGCAAATGAGGTTGTCCCGGAATTGATGCCGGAACCCCACACGCCAGAAGCGCAAGCTACAGCGCAAGCTCCAAGTGACAACGCAGGGATGAGGCGCCGCACTGTCATTCCTGACAGTCCCCCGCACTCCTCTCATGGCGATGATGTTGCATCAATCGATCATGGTAGCGATATCACACACGTCGTTCCAGACGAGCCAGTTGCCCCTGTGCCGGCGCAGAGAGGATTCGTCGGTCGTATCGCTAACTTCATGTGGGGCGATCTTGACCAGCGGCAGGACATCGAGGAGgcagaagaacaagagcCCGCAGCCAatggtgttgctgctggtgctgctggtgacgaTGGGGCAGATGACCCATGGGTTGATGTTCCTATTGCTGGACCGGCAGAGGCCAACGTGGATCCAAATGCTGGCGAAgtcgatgccgccgctgccgctgcaggGATGGATGCTGAGGCTATGGAAGATCTTGAGGATTTCGAAGGGGTAATGGAGCTTTTGGGCATGCGTGGTCCCATTGCAGGGCTGTTCCAAAACGCCATCTTCTGCGTTGTTCTCGTCACGATGACCATATTTGCCTGCGTTTGCATCCCTTATAATATAGGGCGCGCTTCCGTTTTGACCATTTCCAATCCAATCCTTCTTATTCGAATGCTCATGGGTCTTTCCAAGGTAATTCAAGACGCAGCGATGATGATTGGTGGATTTGGCGCTTGGTGTGCACTGAACATTGTCGACATGTTCACAAGCATTATTGGAGGCGCCATGGGTGCGCACATTGTGTCTGCCAGAAAGGCATCTTGGGGACTATGGACTGGAACCGGGGCCAGAGTTGTGGAATATGGTCTCATGATAGAGTTTCCTTTGTTTACCCCTAAAGTGCAACATTTTTCAGCAGTCAGCCACGAGGCTTTGAACGCCCTTAAAGAGAATATTGGTTGGGTCCTTGGCCAGGTCGACAGTGGCCTCAAGGCTCTTGCCGAACCCGACTATACCGCTCTGATTGACGGACGGTTTGTCGCCGCGACTTCAACCACGATTCAGTCTTTTGTTTCCACTCTTACTGGTGTGGCCTCCTTGTTGTCAGATCCAAGCTCCTGGATAATCGATCTAGGTGAAGTTACCACGGAGGCCCCGCTGGATCCTAGCCTCGCATACTGGTCAGGTCTGGATCGATTCTGGGCAATTCTCATCGGATATCTGACCGTCTTTGCTGTTGGCGCGTTATACCTGAAACGAGACAGCCCATTTTCGCGAGGCGCCGTGATGCAAGCTTGGGAAGCGGGAGTTATCGACAGCCTTCACCAGGCAAGCGGCATTATGAAAGTCAttctcatcatcagcatcgaAATGCTCGTTTTCCCCCTGTATTGCGGCCTCTTGCTGGATGGTGCTTTGCTTCCGCTCTTTGAGGACACAACCTTCAACTCTCGCATCCTATTTACGTGCAACTACCCCTTGACTTCAATCTTTGTTCATTGGTTTGTGGGAACTGGTTACATGTTTCATTTTGCTCTTTTTGTCTCCATGTGCCGCAAGATTATGCGGCCAGGTGTGCTGT ACTTTATTAGAGACCCAGACGATCCCGAGTTCCACCCTGTCCGGGATGTATTAGAACGAAATCTGACAACCCAGCTACGCAAGATTCTCTTTTCAGCTTTCGTGTACGGCGCGTTGGTCATcgtctgcctcggcggcgtggtCTGGGGCCTCTATTACACGATGCCTGGCGTCTTGCCTATCCACTATTCATCCAACGAACCGGTTTTGGAGTTCCCCGTGGATCTTTTATTTTACAACTTCCTAATGCCGCTGGCTGTCAAGTTCTTCAAGCCTAGTGATGGATTGCACGCCATGTACACCTGGTGGTTCCGAAAGTGCGCCCGCGGCCTTCGCTTGACATATTTCTTGTTTGGCGAGCGACGCATCGATGAAGAAGGCATTCTTCAGCTTAGCCCCGAGCTGAAGGGTCAAGTTCCACCACACAAGTCATTgctccttgagcttgatgagAACAACGCCGTCATACCCAAGACTTGGAGAGACACATTCGAGGGCGGGGATGCTAAACCGAATCCATCCATATCGAAGGGAGACATGAGAGAGATGAGACACAAAAAGATTCATCTTGTTAAGACGGGTCAACTCGAGAGGAGCGGCAGATTTGTCCGTGCTCCGGCATCTGACAGAGTCAAGATTCCCAAGGGTCAACAAGTCTTCCTTAAAGTCTCCGAACGCAACCGCCGAAAGGACGGTAAATCAGACGATGACATGTATGCATCCACCCAGTACCAACTCGTATACGTGCCACCAAGCTTCCGCGCCCGGTTATTCTTATTCATCCTTTTCATCTGGCTATTTGCCGCCGTCACTGGAGTTGGCTTCACTATCGCACCGTTGGTGCTTGGCAGGGCTATGTTTAAGATGCTGATTCCAGCCCACATTCGCACCAACGATATTTACGCATTCAGTATCGGCATCTATGTTTTAGGGTCACTAGCCTATGCAGTCTTTCGCCTGGGTCATCTTACCGCCAGATTACGAGATTGGACAAGCAAAATCGGCAACAAACTTGCGAATGGAAACAGCGGTCGCCGTGTCATCAGCGGGTTGGCGCGCGGTGCTAAACTGTTCTACGCCTACTTCTTCCTACTGATTGTGTTCCCCTTGCTAGTATCAACATTAATGGAGCTATATTTCAGTATTCCCCTACATACCTACATGAATCCACCCTGGCAACAGAACGAAACAACCACGGCAAACCAAGGCGGAGAGGCCGGGCGTCATACTATACGCGTTATTCAATCGTGGACGCTGGGACTTCTCTACCTAAAGCTTGCAACTAGAATGATTACATCACTCTTTCCGGACAGTCGTGCTGCAATAGCAGTATCATCTGTCATGCGACGAGGCTACCTAAAGCCGGATGTCGACATCTTTACAAGAGCATTTGTTATCCCCGGAGTCGCCTTATCTATACTCGCAATATTTGGTCCTCCTACAACCGCATATCTTCTAATCCATTTCGGCATGCTCTCGCCCTCGCAACTCACGGGCGCAGTAGCCGATAGGGCCAATGCATCCTTGGTATTCAGATACTCGTACCCAGTGGCTGCAGTGTCGGCCGTCATGGTCAGATATGCTGTTGGGCTGACGAGAGTGTTCAATCGATGGACAGGAGGAGTTCGAGACGAGGCATACTTGATTGGAGAAAGGCTACACAATTTCGGGGCCGCAACAGCAGGGTCCAGAAAGGCTAGGAAAGCATGGGGCGCTGCCGGTGGGGGAAGACTTTGA
- the NDE1 gene encoding Nuclear distribution protein nudE 1: MAEPPSSPPSEAATAEDALTWYKSQYEMLESELAEFRESSRELEQELEKDIERAEKQERALQEKVETLGFEVEEWKRKYKESKSEASAAQNSLEKEITTLRDSNRSLQLKLRDVEVANDDFERQARNTTSSLEDMESKYNQAIERGVMMEEEIKSGEQERENLRIESQRLREELAELKIEAELMQDKIKKHEARHLSTISTDLSVMGSPTFDKNTEGSPNSTASSPLITTPPETKSLPAVESLSQVHEPPSPPMSDASAPTANGTPAAKAGGTLPRKSRLPSLDHSATPKPRGKPAVARQGGRISGGPSSLRTPAPRSTTVPGSSKHKIPASNSLSHIRSLTAQMQRLEARVHSARSKLPAPTQTPPRASPRPMANGSSVPSTVTIRSRKRTTGSCASSLAGDETTPTNFRSSTSSRPSHVPRLSTTGVSRLSFGPLPNRGPESDASHSRPNSRASVSSYARPSSRTDMIPPPRPMSRSSLTGARTPLGRPRSSLSGSVHGHSQSMSRIEMEEDYEGEFRTPSRRGTYSKVEMEGAVSGIPVPGTSIPTPGTRRQSGSGPGGRRTSTGVGTARPGTSSSRRLSDLGETY; this comes from the exons ATGGCCGAGCCTCCTTCATCGCCTCCCAGCGAGGCAGCCACGGCTGAGGATGCCCTCACCTGGTATAAATCGCAGTACGAAATGCTGGAATCGGAGCTTGCCGAGTTTCGGGAGTCAAGCCGTGAGCTTGAACAGGAACTAGAGAAGGACATCGAGCGAGCAGAGAAGCAGGAGCGAGCTCTGCAGGAGAAGGTTGAAACCTTGGGGTTCGAAGTCGAAGAGTGGAAG AGGAAATATAAGGAGTCCAAGAGTGAGGCTAGCGCTGCGCAAAACTCTCTGGAAAAGGAAATTACCACTCTTCGAGATTCGAACCGATCGCTGCAGTTGAAGCTGAGGGATGTCGAGGTGGCCAATGACGATTTTGAGCGCCAAGCTCGCAACACTACTTCTTCTTTGGAAGACATGGAGTCCAAATACAACCAGGCTATTGAGCGGGGAGtcatgatggaggaggagattaAATCCGGCGAGCAGGAACGAGAAAATCTACGAATCGAATCGCAACGGCTTCGAGAAGAgctcgccgagctcaagaTAGAGGCGGAACTCATGCAggacaagatcaagaagcACGAAGCCCGGCATCTGTCTACCATCTCGACCGACCTCTCTGTCATGGGATCACCGACGTTCGACAAGAACACCGAGGGTTCTCCCAACTCGACTGCCAGTTCGCCGCTTATCACCACGCCGCCCGAGACCAAGTCCCTCCCTGCGGTCGAATCGCTCTCCCAGGTACACGAgcccccgtcgccgccaatgtCCGATGCGTCAGCACCCACCGCTAACGGAACTCCGGCTGCCAAGGCTGGTGGTACGCTTCCTCGCAAGTCTCGATTACCATCTTTGGATCACAGCGCGACTCCCAAGCCACGTGGAAAGCCTGCGGTGGCACGACAAGGTGGTCGTATCTCGGGAGGGCCTTCGAGTCTTCGTACACCGGCTCCGCGATCTACGACCGTGCCCGGCTCGTCGAAGCATAAGATTCCTGCGTCTAACTCGCTCTCACATATTCGATCACTTACTGCTCAGATGCAGCGTCTCGAAGCTAGAGTGCACTCTGCAAGGTCCAAGCTACCAGCCCCTACACAAACACCGCCACGTGCGTCACCCAGACCAATGGCCAACGGTTCCAGCGTTCCGTCAACGGTTACGATCCGCTCTCGGAAGCGAACAACGGGGTCATGTGCATCGTCTCTTGCAGGCGACGAAACTACACCAACCAACTTTCGTTCATCGACGTCATCGCGACCTAGCCATGTCCCCAGACTTAGCACGACGGGAGTCAGCAGGTTGTCCTTTGGGCCATTACCAAATAGAGGACCAGAATCCGATGCCAGTCACAGCCGCCCAAACTCTCGAGCAAGCGTATCGTCATATGCGAGACCCTCTTCACGAACCGACATGATACCGCCACCCCGTCCCATGTCACGATCATCTCTAACAGGAGCACGCACACCTCTGGGTCGACCAAGATCATCTCTGAGCGGATCAGTGCACGGGCACTCCCAAAGCATGAGCCGCATAGAAATGGAAGAGGATTACGAAGGCGAGTTCCGCACTCCTAGCCGGCGCGGCACCTACTCCAAGGTTGAGATGGAAGGGGCTGTTAGCGGCATCCCAGTTCCTGGGACCTCAATCCCCACGCCCGGCACAAGACGACAGAGCGGCAGTGGTCCCGGCGGCAGACGGACGAGTACAGGGGTTGGCACTGCGCGACCTGGCACATCGAGTAGTAGAAGACTGAGCGACTTGGGCGAGACGTATTAG